A genomic stretch from Thauera sp. GDN1 includes:
- a CDS encoding sensor histidine kinase: protein MGTPARPEPAAAWPAHGGSLRRRVLAWLLPPLAALLLINAFFTYRSALDAVNQAYDRTLTASVRAIGERTHSLAGRIQVDIPYAAFEGFEDDAAERIFHAVFDPAGGLVTGYADLRPPALPDEGGTVRIFDLPYAGETVRMAAMRKRLYDPALTGGDAVLIVFAETTGARRALARDLFVASLQRQSLLVAVGALLVLAALGTAFRPLLRIRDHIRKRDEEDLTPVRLERVPSEVAPLVDAINHHMERLSAMLAARKRFLADAAHQIRTPLAVLTTQAEYGLRQTDPDEMLETFASLLRSTRAARRLANQMLTLSHAEAVNGVIGERAPFDLAGLVKEVAMELAPLALKRNIDLAYEGIGHALTLEGNAPMLREMVSNLIDNAIRYSPPDSAVTVAVAAFDDQAMVSVCDQGPGIPVAERERVFHRFYRILGQGDSEGSGLGLAIVREIALAHGGRVSLHDGEGGRGLCVEVELPLGGAPAS, encoded by the coding sequence ATGGGCACCCCCGCCCGGCCGGAACCGGCAGCCGCCTGGCCCGCCCACGGCGGCAGCCTGCGCCGGCGGGTGCTCGCCTGGCTGCTGCCGCCGCTCGCGGCGCTGCTGCTGATCAACGCCTTCTTCACCTACCGCAGCGCGCTCGACGCGGTCAACCAGGCCTACGACCGCACGCTCACCGCCTCGGTGCGTGCGATCGGCGAGCGCACCCACTCGCTCGCCGGCCGGATCCAGGTGGACATCCCCTACGCCGCCTTCGAGGGCTTCGAGGACGATGCCGCAGAACGCATCTTCCACGCCGTGTTCGACCCTGCCGGCGGGCTGGTCACCGGCTACGCCGACCTGCGCCCGCCGGCACTGCCGGACGAAGGCGGGACGGTGCGGATCTTCGACCTGCCCTATGCGGGCGAGACCGTGCGCATGGCGGCGATGCGCAAGCGCCTGTACGACCCCGCGCTCACCGGCGGCGACGCGGTGCTGATCGTGTTCGCCGAGACCACCGGCGCGCGCCGGGCGCTGGCGCGGGATCTGTTCGTCGCCAGCCTGCAGCGCCAGTCCCTGCTGGTGGCGGTCGGCGCGCTGCTGGTACTGGCCGCGCTCGGCACCGCCTTCCGCCCGCTGCTGCGCATCCGCGACCACATCCGCAAGCGCGACGAGGAGGACCTGACCCCGGTGCGCCTCGAGCGCGTGCCGAGCGAGGTCGCGCCGCTGGTCGACGCCATCAACCACCACATGGAGCGCCTGTCGGCGATGCTCGCCGCGCGCAAGCGCTTCCTCGCCGACGCCGCGCACCAGATCCGCACCCCGCTCGCGGTGCTGACCACCCAGGCCGAGTACGGCCTGCGCCAGACCGATCCGGACGAAATGCTGGAGACCTTCGCCAGCCTGCTCAGAAGCACGCGCGCCGCACGCCGGCTGGCCAACCAGATGCTGACCCTGTCGCACGCCGAAGCGGTCAACGGCGTGATCGGCGAGCGCGCCCCCTTCGACCTTGCCGGCCTGGTCAAGGAGGTGGCGATGGAGCTCGCCCCGCTCGCGCTCAAGCGCAACATCGACCTCGCCTACGAGGGCATCGGCCACGCGCTGACCCTGGAAGGCAATGCCCCTATGCTGCGCGAAATGGTATCCAACCTGATCGACAACGCGATCCGCTACAGCCCGCCCGACTCGGCGGTCACCGTCGCCGTCGCCGCCTTCGACGACCAGGCGATGGTCAGCGTCTGCGACCAGGGCCCGGGCATCCCCGTGGCCGAGCGCGAGCGCGTCTTTCACCGCTTCTACCGCATCCTCGGCCAGGGCGACAGCGAGGGCAGCGGGCTCGGGCTGGCGATCGTGCGCGAGATCGCGCTCGCCCACGGCGGACGCGTCAGCCTGCACGACGGCGAGGGTGGGCGCGGACTGTGCGTCGAGGTAGAGCTGCCGCTCGGCGGCGCACCGGCATCCTGA
- a CDS encoding tetratricopeptide repeat protein — MGRYDAFISYSHARDRGIATALQDVVQRLGKPWYQRRALRVFRDDTSLAATPALWPSIVEALEGSRFLILLASPEAAASHWVDREVAHWLAHKGADTLLLALTAGELSWDEAAGDFAWSAQTPLPPALKGRFAHEPKWVDVRDWRLRAALRAQDFVARAADLAAVVRGMPREDLLSEELRLQRRALRLAWSAAAAMLGLAVAAAAAGWMAANERDRALRALEGGRIAQSFGFDMVVGGRPAGGFAPETIGAVVERSRAMQQRLASTPEMLPDLRRLEAMALRELATTQLVRGDAAAALAAASASREIMTALVALDGANRDWRRELSIAHNRVGEALLRSGDPARALAVFRAGLDERERVRPADDDAAQTGRDIAVSHERIGDVLLELGDPDAARTHYQTSLALRRTLVESDPARPQWLADLAVSHDRMGRLAELSGRVDEAEHAYAAARELRRRAVQREPHSPAWQRDLAVSEHNLGRILLQAGRTDAALAALRASLALREALAQAYPDDVRLQTDVVGSLVELARAGDRPRAHYERALAILRRLDGRLDVNQTEWEGAIEQLLAELPP; from the coding sequence ATGGGGCGCTACGACGCGTTCATTTCATACAGCCACGCGCGCGATCGCGGGATCGCGACCGCGCTGCAGGACGTGGTGCAGCGCCTGGGCAAGCCCTGGTATCAGCGGCGGGCCCTGCGGGTGTTCCGCGACGACACCAGCCTGGCCGCGACGCCGGCGCTGTGGCCGTCGATCGTCGAGGCCCTGGAGGGGTCGCGCTTCCTGATCCTGCTCGCTTCGCCCGAGGCGGCGGCGTCGCACTGGGTCGATCGGGAGGTCGCGCACTGGCTGGCGCACAAGGGGGCGGACACGCTGCTGCTCGCGCTGACCGCGGGCGAGCTGAGCTGGGACGAGGCGGCGGGCGATTTCGCCTGGTCGGCGCAGACGCCCTTGCCGCCGGCCCTGAAGGGGCGCTTCGCGCACGAGCCGAAATGGGTGGACGTGCGCGACTGGCGCCTGCGCGCGGCGCTGCGCGCGCAGGATTTCGTGGCCCGTGCGGCGGACCTCGCCGCGGTGGTGCGGGGCATGCCAAGGGAGGATCTGCTGTCGGAGGAGCTGCGCCTGCAGCGCCGTGCATTGCGCCTGGCGTGGTCGGCGGCGGCGGCGATGCTGGGGCTGGCGGTGGCTGCGGCCGCGGCGGGGTGGATGGCGGCGAACGAGCGCGACCGCGCGCTGCGTGCGCTCGAAGGCGGGCGGATCGCGCAGTCCTTCGGCTTCGACATGGTGGTGGGCGGGCGGCCGGCGGGCGGCTTCGCGCCGGAGACGATCGGCGCGGTGGTGGAGCGTTCGCGCGCGATGCAGCAGCGCCTGGCGAGCACGCCCGAGATGCTGCCCGACCTGCGCCGGCTCGAGGCGATGGCCCTGCGCGAGCTGGCCACCACGCAACTGGTGCGCGGCGATGCGGCGGCGGCGCTGGCGGCGGCGAGCGCGTCGCGCGAGATCATGACGGCGCTGGTGGCGCTCGATGGCGCCAATCGCGACTGGCGGCGGGAGTTGTCGATCGCGCACAACCGGGTGGGCGAGGCCCTGCTGCGCAGCGGGGATCCGGCGCGCGCGCTGGCGGTCTTTCGCGCCGGCCTCGACGAGCGCGAGCGCGTTCGGCCTGCGGACGACGATGCGGCGCAGACCGGACGGGACATCGCGGTGAGCCACGAGCGCATCGGCGACGTGCTGCTCGAGCTGGGCGATCCCGACGCGGCGCGGACCCATTACCAGACCAGCCTGGCGCTGCGCCGCACGCTGGTCGAGTCCGACCCGGCACGTCCGCAGTGGCTGGCCGATCTGGCGGTGAGCCACGACCGCATGGGCCGCCTGGCCGAGCTGTCCGGCCGTGTGGACGAGGCCGAGCACGCCTATGCCGCCGCGCGCGAGCTGCGGCGCCGGGCGGTGCAGCGCGAGCCGCACAGCCCGGCGTGGCAGCGCGACCTGGCGGTGAGCGAGCACAACCTCGGCCGCATCCTGCTGCAGGCCGGGCGCACCGACGCCGCGCTGGCGGCCTTGCGCGCCAGCCTGGCGCTGCGCGAGGCGCTGGCGCAGGCCTACCCCGACGACGTGCGCCTGCAGACCGACGTGGTCGGCAGCCTGGTCGAGCTGGCCCGGGCCGGCGATCGGCCGCGCGCGCATTACGAGCGCGCGCTCGCGATCCTGCGCCGCCTGGACGGGCGTCTGGACGTGAACCAGACTGAATGGGAAGGGGCGATCGAGCAGTTGCTGGCCGAATTGCCCCCGTGA
- a CDS encoding response regulator, translated as MRLLLVEDHAELAEWVGRSLRQAGFVLDVLGRGDHADQALRTERYDLVILDLSLPGLDGLEVLRRLRHRESGADGGPPTPVLVLTARGSTGERVQGLNLGADDYLTKPFELAELEARIKALLRRAGNQVPLVRLGRLEFDTTTRMAAVGGQPLALTPRELAVLEALLARVGRPVAREALFEKVFDFDADARVEAIEIYVSRLRKKLEGAGVAINTLRGLGYLLAEKPAD; from the coding sequence ATGCGCCTGCTCCTGGTCGAGGACCACGCCGAACTCGCCGAGTGGGTGGGGCGCTCGTTGCGCCAGGCCGGTTTCGTGCTGGACGTGCTCGGCCGCGGCGACCACGCCGACCAGGCCCTGCGCACCGAGCGCTACGACCTGGTGATCCTCGACCTGTCGCTGCCCGGCCTCGACGGCCTCGAGGTACTGCGCCGCCTGCGCCACCGCGAGAGCGGCGCGGACGGCGGCCCGCCCACCCCGGTGCTGGTGCTGACCGCGCGCGGCAGCACCGGGGAGCGCGTGCAGGGTCTCAACCTCGGCGCCGACGATTATCTGACGAAACCCTTCGAGCTCGCCGAACTCGAGGCGCGCATCAAGGCCCTGCTGCGCCGCGCCGGCAACCAGGTGCCGCTGGTGCGCCTCGGACGGCTCGAATTCGACACCACCACCCGCATGGCGGCGGTGGGTGGCCAGCCGCTGGCGCTGACGCCGCGCGAACTGGCGGTGCTCGAGGCCTTGCTGGCGCGCGTGGGTCGTCCGGTGGCGCGCGAGGCGCTGTTCGAGAAGGTGTTCGATTTCGATGCCGATGCGCGCGTGGAGGCGATCGAGATCTACGTCTCGCGCCTGCGCAAGAAGCTCGAGGGCGCCGGTGTGGCGATCAACACGCTGCGCGGCCTGGGCTACCTGCTCGCCGAGAAGCCGGCGGACTGA
- a CDS encoding alkene reductase, with the protein MSDLFTPLQAGELALPNRILMAPLTRCRAEDGHVPGELMATHYAQRASAGLLIAEATMAMDGNSAFWHEPGIHSEAQVAGWKKVTDAVHAAGGRIVLQIWHGGRACHPLLNDGRQPVAPSALAITGDEVHTPQGKQPYVVPRELRDDELPGIVAGFARAAENARAAGFDGVEVHGANGYLLDEFLRDGSNKRGGPYGGPREHRARLLFEVIDAVCKVWGSGRVGVRLSPLNSYNDMIDSDPIGLTAWLAGCLNDWHLAYLHLMRGDFFGQQHGDVMTPARAAFRGVLIGNMGYSADEAEAAIAAGKLDAVAFGTAFLANPDLPERIRRKAALNAADPATFYTPGPQGYTDYPTLAEGA; encoded by the coding sequence ATGAGCGACCTGTTCACCCCGCTGCAGGCCGGCGAGCTTGCCCTGCCCAACCGCATCCTGATGGCCCCGCTGACCCGCTGCCGCGCCGAGGACGGCCACGTGCCCGGCGAGCTGATGGCCACCCACTACGCCCAGCGCGCCAGCGCCGGCCTGCTGATCGCCGAGGCGACGATGGCGATGGACGGCAACTCCGCCTTCTGGCACGAGCCCGGCATCCACTCCGAGGCCCAGGTCGCCGGCTGGAAGAAGGTCACCGACGCGGTGCATGCCGCCGGCGGACGCATCGTGCTGCAGATCTGGCACGGCGGCCGCGCCTGCCATCCGCTGCTCAACGACGGCCGCCAGCCGGTGGCGCCCAGCGCGCTCGCCATCACCGGCGACGAGGTCCATACGCCGCAGGGCAAGCAGCCCTACGTGGTGCCGCGCGAGCTGCGCGACGACGAGCTGCCGGGCATCGTCGCCGGCTTCGCGCGCGCGGCCGAGAACGCACGCGCCGCCGGCTTCGACGGCGTCGAAGTACATGGCGCCAACGGCTACCTGCTCGACGAATTCCTGCGCGACGGCAGCAACAAGCGCGGCGGCCCCTACGGCGGCCCGCGCGAGCACCGCGCCCGCCTGCTGTTCGAGGTGATCGATGCGGTGTGCAAGGTTTGGGGCAGCGGCCGCGTCGGCGTGCGCCTGTCGCCGCTCAACAGCTACAACGACATGATCGACAGCGACCCGATCGGCCTGACCGCCTGGCTGGCCGGCTGCCTCAACGACTGGCACCTCGCCTACCTGCACCTGATGCGCGGCGACTTCTTCGGCCAGCAGCACGGCGACGTGATGACGCCGGCGCGCGCCGCCTTCCGCGGCGTGCTGATCGGCAACATGGGCTACAGCGCGGACGAGGCCGAGGCCGCGATCGCCGCCGGCAAGCTCGATGCGGTCGCCTTCGGCACCGCCTTCCTCGCCAACCCCGACCTGCCCGAGCGCATCCGCCGCAAGGCCGCGCTCAACGCAGCGGATCCGGCGACCTTCTACACTCCTGGGCCGCAGGGTTACACCGACTATCCGACGCTGGCGGAAGGCGCGTGA
- a CDS encoding AbrB family transcriptional regulator: MSLLSALRLTAWRQVVPTLALATLAGWLAERLHLPLPWMIGPLFAVAGARMADIDLRPLPGGRQTGQWAIGAALGLYFSPEVVAQLALHAPLVVAAALGSLVLGMGYAFIMLRLARVDTPTAFFAALPGGASEMANLADRYGGAVDRIAAAHAIRVMMVVSVLPFALTFAGVHGTDLYVPLAKAVDARHFPLLIGASLLGVSAFKLLRIANAWVLGPLLGVAVATLAGVPLSALPAWVVNGGQLLIGCALGCRFSREFFRAAPLFMAVAGLTAAMSIVLAFAFAALLGLVSAVPLPTLALATAPGGVSEMCITAKVLQLGVPLVTVCHVLRVVVLTVGAQWSFGVFRRLVAA; encoded by the coding sequence ATGTCCCTCCTCTCCGCACTCCGTCTCACCGCCTGGCGCCAGGTCGTCCCCACCCTCGCGCTCGCCACGCTCGCCGGCTGGCTGGCCGAGCGCCTGCATCTGCCGCTGCCGTGGATGATCGGGCCGCTGTTTGCCGTGGCCGGCGCGCGCATGGCCGACATCGACCTGCGCCCGCTCCCCGGCGGGCGCCAGACCGGGCAATGGGCGATCGGCGCCGCGCTCGGCCTGTACTTCAGCCCGGAGGTGGTGGCGCAACTCGCCTTGCATGCACCGCTGGTGGTCGCCGCCGCGCTCGGCTCGCTGGTGCTCGGCATGGGCTACGCCTTCATCATGTTGCGTCTGGCCCGGGTCGATACGCCGACCGCCTTCTTCGCCGCGCTGCCGGGCGGCGCCTCGGAGATGGCCAACCTTGCCGACCGCTACGGCGGCGCGGTGGATCGCATCGCCGCGGCTCACGCCATCCGGGTGATGATGGTGGTGTCGGTGCTGCCCTTCGCGCTCACCTTCGCCGGTGTGCATGGCACGGACCTCTACGTGCCGCTGGCAAAGGCGGTGGATGCCCGGCACTTCCCGCTGCTGATCGGGGCGAGCCTGCTCGGGGTGAGCGCGTTCAAGCTGCTGCGCATCGCCAACGCCTGGGTGCTCGGGCCGCTGCTCGGCGTGGCGGTGGCAACGCTGGCCGGCGTGCCGCTGTCGGCGCTGCCGGCCTGGGTGGTCAATGGCGGTCAGTTGCTGATCGGCTGCGCCCTTGGTTGCCGGTTTTCGCGCGAGTTCTTCCGTGCCGCACCGCTTTTCATGGCGGTCGCAGGGCTGACCGCGGCGATGTCGATCGTGCTCGCCTTTGCTTTCGCTGCGCTGCTCGGGCTGGTCTCGGCGGTCCCTTTGCCCACGCTGGCGCTGGCGACCGCGCCCGGTGGGGTGTCGGAGATGTGCATCACCGCCAAGGTGCTGCAGCTCGGCGTGCCGCTCGTCACCGTGTGTCACGTGTTGCGCGTGGTGGTGCTGACCGTGGGCGCGCAGTGGAGCTTCGGCGTCTTCCGCCGCCTGGTGGCGGCGTGA
- a CDS encoding ABC transporter substrate-binding protein, giving the protein MNCRGVGGWLRSALSFVALAAVTAMAHAEPIGDRLAQAREEGVVVVYAAADLDVVRPVVEDFEALHPGVRVEYHDMHSAELYARVVDEARRGVVGADVVWSSAMDLQVKLVNDGHAQPHRSAETAALPRWAVWKDEAFGTTYEPAAIVYNKRLLAEADVPDSHAGLIRLLDRAPAQLRGRVATYDPERSGLGLLLHTQDAQANPIVFWQLVRGMGQNGLEQHAVSADMLDRVAAGKLVLAYNVLGSYAHRRARNDPALGVALPRDYTLVLSRVAFIARGARHPAAARLWLDHLLSTRGQALLAANLGLLPVRTDAGTAGADSAAALLHQNLQHAFRPIRIGSGLLAYQDQAKKDAFLRQWDAATRPVTE; this is encoded by the coding sequence GTGAATTGCAGGGGCGTGGGCGGCTGGCTGAGATCCGCACTGTCGTTCGTGGCGCTGGCCGCGGTGACGGCAATGGCGCACGCCGAGCCGATCGGCGACCGCCTGGCCCAGGCCCGTGAGGAAGGCGTGGTGGTCGTCTACGCGGCGGCAGACCTCGATGTGGTCAGGCCGGTGGTGGAGGATTTCGAGGCCCTCCACCCGGGCGTGCGGGTGGAATACCACGACATGCATTCGGCCGAACTCTACGCGCGTGTCGTCGACGAGGCCCGGCGCGGAGTGGTCGGCGCCGACGTGGTGTGGAGCTCGGCGATGGACCTGCAGGTCAAGCTGGTCAACGACGGCCATGCCCAGCCGCACCGCTCGGCCGAGACCGCCGCGCTGCCGCGCTGGGCGGTGTGGAAGGACGAGGCCTTCGGCACCACCTACGAGCCGGCGGCCATCGTCTATAACAAGCGCCTGCTCGCCGAGGCCGACGTGCCCGACAGCCACGCCGGGTTGATCCGCCTGCTCGACCGCGCGCCGGCGCAACTGCGCGGGCGGGTCGCCACCTACGACCCCGAGCGCTCCGGCCTCGGCCTGCTGCTGCACACCCAGGACGCGCAGGCCAACCCGATCGTGTTCTGGCAGCTCGTGCGCGGCATGGGCCAGAACGGCCTCGAGCAGCATGCGGTCAGCGCCGACATGCTCGACCGCGTCGCCGCCGGCAAGCTGGTGCTGGCCTACAACGTGCTGGGTTCCTATGCGCACCGGCGTGCGCGCAACGATCCGGCGCTCGGCGTGGCACTGCCGCGGGATTACACCCTCGTCCTGAGCCGGGTCGCCTTCATCGCGCGCGGCGCGCGCCATCCGGCAGCGGCGCGGTTGTGGCTCGACCACCTGCTGTCGACCCGCGGCCAGGCCTTGCTCGCTGCCAACCTCGGCCTGCTGCCGGTGCGCACCGACGCCGGCACCGCGGGCGCGGACAGCGCCGCGGCGCTGCTCCACCAGAACCTGCAGCACGCCTTCCGCCCGATCCGCATCGGCTCCGGGCTGCTCGCCTACCAGGATCAGGCCAAGAAGGACGCCTTCCTGCGCCAGTGGGATGCCGCTACCCGGCCGGTTACCGAGTGA
- a CDS encoding porin, protein MQRLSAPVLMAAALAAPSLALAQSNVTVYGLIDLNLGYEKSGSQRYQGVGHGELNGSRLGFRGNEDLGNGNKALFVLESGFDPSTGTLEQGGRLFGRQSFVGLENGLGRLTLGRQYSPAFDALDPFDATGNADRSAGLLIRKAGAVKPAYEVRFDNMIKYRSAKLAGFELEGGYWFGKESGTDSSARQEGDGHGIAALYANGALAGSLVTQTVQRDASGGKVRTDGFALSYDFGIVKPYFAWSQDEERGTVGNGKARSWDLSAEIRLDPANTVAISYAERDESDGAASEDASGWSAYYLHALSRRTTLYAGYSQLDNEDGANYAIGNLTPDAGDKHQVMMAGMRHRF, encoded by the coding sequence ATGCAACGCCTTTCCGCGCCGGTCCTGATGGCCGCCGCCCTCGCCGCGCCGTCGCTCGCGCTGGCCCAGTCCAACGTCACCGTCTACGGCCTCATCGACCTCAACCTCGGCTACGAGAAATCCGGTTCCCAGCGCTACCAGGGCGTGGGTCACGGCGAACTCAACGGTTCCCGCCTCGGCTTTCGCGGCAACGAGGACCTCGGCAATGGCAACAAGGCCCTGTTCGTGCTCGAGAGCGGCTTCGACCCCTCGACCGGCACCCTCGAGCAGGGCGGCCGACTGTTCGGCCGCCAGTCCTTCGTCGGCCTCGAGAACGGCCTCGGCCGCCTGACCCTGGGCCGCCAGTACTCGCCGGCCTTCGACGCCCTCGACCCCTTCGACGCCACCGGCAACGCCGACCGCAGCGCCGGCCTCCTGATCCGCAAGGCCGGCGCGGTCAAGCCCGCCTACGAGGTACGCTTCGACAACATGATCAAGTACCGTTCGGCCAAGCTCGCCGGCTTCGAGCTCGAGGGCGGCTACTGGTTCGGCAAGGAGAGCGGGACCGACTCGAGCGCGCGCCAGGAGGGCGACGGCCACGGCATCGCGGCGCTCTACGCCAATGGCGCGCTCGCCGGCTCGCTGGTCACGCAGACCGTGCAGCGCGACGCCAGCGGCGGCAAGGTGCGCACCGACGGCTTCGCCCTGTCCTACGACTTCGGCATCGTGAAGCCCTATTTCGCCTGGTCGCAGGACGAGGAGCGCGGCACCGTGGGCAATGGCAAGGCGCGCAGCTGGGACCTCAGCGCGGAGATCCGCCTCGATCCGGCGAACACGGTGGCGATCAGCTACGCCGAGCGCGACGAATCCGACGGCGCCGCGAGCGAGGACGCCAGCGGCTGGTCGGCCTACTATCTGCACGCGCTGTCCAGGCGCACCACGCTGTACGCCGGCTACTCGCAGCTCGACAACGAGGACGGCGCCAACTACGCGATCGGCAACCTGACGCCGGACGCGGGCGACAAGCACCAGGTGATGATGGCCGGCATGCGCCACCGCTTCTGA